In Flavobacterium gelatinilyticum, a genomic segment contains:
- a CDS encoding cation:proton antiporter, producing MELYYTFSILIVLASFFAYLNLRFLKLPGTIGIMIIAMLVSVGIRLLGDSYFPATTKHFFELIKEFDFNEILMGAMLNFLLFAGALHVNMSDLKKQKVPIIMYSTVSVVLSALIVSMLLYYIAPLLGIKIPYVFCLVFGTLISPTDPIVVLGVLKEAKVPKRIETKIVGESLFNDGVAVVMFAVVLKMATDPTFEMTFSSISWLFIKEGVGGLLLGAVFGFSAAKVMKKVDDYKVSVLITLSIVTGGFLVAQSLHVSSPLAMVVAGLIIGNYGKKVAMSEVTKDYLGKFWELIDEILNAILFLFIGFELLLLPDLNKQLLTGFVAIFIVLFSRLTSIVLPWKFFDIFKFFGIKSAYNKGSLMVMVWGGIRGGVSIALVLSMPEGEYKNLLLEVTYIVVLFSIVVQGLTVGKLAKRVLEKE from the coding sequence ATGGAATTATACTACACCTTTTCAATACTTATTGTATTGGCCTCTTTCTTCGCCTATTTGAATTTGAGATTTTTAAAACTTCCGGGAACTATTGGAATTATGATTATTGCCATGCTGGTTTCTGTAGGTATCCGACTTTTGGGAGATTCTTATTTTCCTGCAACCACCAAACATTTTTTTGAGTTGATAAAAGAATTCGACTTCAATGAAATTCTCATGGGGGCGATGCTGAACTTTCTTCTGTTTGCAGGTGCACTGCACGTTAACATGTCTGACCTTAAAAAACAAAAAGTTCCCATAATAATGTATTCTACTGTCAGCGTAGTATTGTCAGCTTTGATCGTTTCAATGCTGTTGTATTATATAGCACCGCTTTTAGGAATAAAAATTCCGTATGTGTTCTGTCTGGTTTTTGGAACCCTGATTTCTCCAACCGATCCGATTGTGGTATTGGGAGTTTTAAAAGAAGCCAAAGTTCCTAAAAGAATAGAAACCAAAATTGTGGGCGAATCCTTGTTTAATGATGGAGTAGCAGTAGTAATGTTTGCCGTTGTTCTTAAAATGGCAACAGATCCAACATTTGAGATGACATTTAGTTCAATCAGCTGGTTGTTTATAAAAGAAGGCGTTGGCGGACTTTTACTGGGAGCCGTTTTCGGATTTAGCGCAGCAAAGGTTATGAAGAAAGTTGACGATTACAAAGTTTCAGTTTTAATTACGCTTTCTATTGTAACCGGAGGCTTTTTGGTAGCTCAGAGTCTGCACGTTTCAAGTCCGTTAGCAATGGTTGTTGCCGGATTGATTATTGGAAATTATGGTAAAAAAGTAGCCATGAGCGAAGTAACCAAAGATTATTTAGGAAAGTTCTGGGAACTTATCGACGAGATATTAAACGCAATTTTATTCCTGTTTATTGGTTTTGAATTATTGTTGCTGCCGGATTTGAATAAACAATTATTAACGGGTTTTGTAGCCATTTTTATTGTACTGTTTTCAAGACTGACATCTATAGTTTTGCCTTGGAAATTCTTTGATATATTTAAGTTCTTCGGAATCAAATCAGCCTATAATAAAGGTTCCCTGATGGTAATGGTCTGGGGCGGAATTCGTGGAGGAGTTTCGATTGCGCTGGTTCTTTCTATGCCGGAAGGTGAATATAAAAACCTATTACTGGAGGTAACCTATATCGTGGTATTATTCTCTATCGTAGTACAAGGATTGACTGTTGGAAAACTGGCTAAACGAGTTTTGGAGAAAGAGTAA